The proteins below are encoded in one region of Engraulis encrasicolus isolate BLACKSEA-1 chromosome 1, IST_EnEncr_1.0, whole genome shotgun sequence:
- the LOC134452687 gene encoding V-set and transmembrane domain-containing protein 5-like, with translation MRVHTLGSFPAALTHTLLALLLLGHTGLGEEGCVWGEVTESVLLPADISDDVNDSGPSPLLSWRVVTSTGSHPIVSWRPESGSTPNVSSAYQGRVTMHHNGSLTLSHLRLHDNGYYILTATDALGNTREEGLLLQVTEVCYEDLQYLAVFLLVLFAVSGSLMVSMWLLKRVVSAWKRKRHSSSVTVTLTTPQPTWRYYSNHDNPTAEMEMLE, from the exons ATGAGGGTTCACACACTCGGGAGTTTCCCtgcagccctcacacacacactcctcgccCTGCTGCTGCTCGGCCACAcag gtcttggtgaggaggggtgtgtgtggggggaggtgaCTGAGTCTGTGCTACTTCCTGCTGACATCAGCGATGACGTCAACGACTCTGGCCCCTCCCCCTTGCTTTCCTGGCGTGTCGTCACGTCGACCGGCTCGCATCCCATCGTCTCCTGGCGACCAGAGTCAGGCTCCACCCCTAACGTGTCGTCGGCCTATCAGGGCCGTGTCACCATGCACCACAACGGCTCCCTCACCCTCTCACACCTGCGTCTCCATGACAACGGCTATTACATCCTCACGGCAACCGACGCCCTTGGCAACACCAGGGAGGAGGGGCTACTGCTACAGGTCACAG aggtgtgttaTGAGGATCTTCAGTACCTGGCCGTGTTCCTGCTCGTCTTGTTTGCTGTGAGCGGCTCCCTGATGGTCTCTATGTGGCTGCTGAAGAGAGTCGTGTCGGCGTGGAAACGCAAGAGGCACTCCTCCTCAGTTACGGTAACCCTGACAACCCCACAGCCGACCTGGAGGTACTACAGTAACCATGACAACCCCACGGCCGAAATGGAGATGCTAGAGTAA